The DNA region GAGGCAGGCAACCGATGACCACCATGACCATTGCCAAGGCCATCAATGAAGGCCTCCGCGCAGCCCTGAACAACAACCCCAAGTCGTTGCTGATGGGCGAGGATATCGGGCCCCTGGGCGGCGTCTACCGGGTCACGGACGGCCTGATCGCGGAGTTCGGCCCGGAGCGCGTAGTGGATACGCCACTGGCGGAGTCCGGCATCATCGGCACCGCGATCGGACTGGCCCTGCGTGGCTACAGCCCTGTCTGTGAAATACAGTTCGACGGCTTTGTGTTCCCGGGCTTCAACCAGATCACCACCCAGCTGGCAAAAATGCATGCCCGCAGCAACGGCAACCTCACCGTTCCCGTGGTCATTCGCATCCCCTATGGCGGCGGAATCGGCTCGGTGGAGCACCACTCCGAGTCCCCTGAGGCGTTGTTCGCCCACACAGCCGGGCTGCGCATCATCACTCCGTCCAACCCCCATGATGCCTACTGGATGATCCAGCAGGCAGTCGAATGCCAGGACCCCATCATCATCTTCGAACCCAAGCGCCGTTACTGGCTCAAGGGAGACGTGGACGTGCAAGCCGCGGGGGCGGCCGGGGATCCGTTCAAGGCGCACGTGCTTCGCGAAGGTTCCGACGCCACCATCGTCGCCTACGGCCCCCTGGTTCCGGTGGCCCTCGCCGCAGCCAACGCCGCAGCGGAGGATGGCCGCAGCGTGGAAGTGATCGACCTCAGGTCCCTTTCCCCCATCGACTTTGACACCGTCACGACGTCCGTTGAAAAGACAGGGCGGCTCATCGTGGCCCATGAGGCCCCGACGTTCGGCGGCCTTGGCGGCGAAATCGCGGCCCGGA from Arthrobacter pascens includes:
- a CDS encoding alpha-ketoacid dehydrogenase subunit beta, producing MTTMTIAKAINEGLRAALNNNPKSLLMGEDIGPLGGVYRVTDGLIAEFGPERVVDTPLAESGIIGTAIGLALRGYSPVCEIQFDGFVFPGFNQITTQLAKMHARSNGNLTVPVVIRIPYGGGIGSVEHHSESPEALFAHTAGLRIITPSNPHDAYWMIQQAVECQDPIIIFEPKRRYWLKGDVDVQAAGAAGDPFKAHVLREGSDATIVAYGPLVPVALAAANAAAEDGRSVEVIDLRSLSPIDFDTVTTSVEKTGRLIVAHEAPTFGGLGGEIAARISERAFLSLEAPVIRVGGFHMPYPVAKVEEDYLPDIDRILEALDRALAY